The following are from one region of the Cetobacterium somerae genome:
- a CDS encoding shikimate kinase: MKANIALIGFMGSGKTTIGRILARSLDMKFIDIDRCISMKEKRTIPEIFEEHGEKYFRDLERSIIEEESKDNNIVISTGGGAIIDNVNIKNLKSTSFVVYLDCDVNTIYERVKRSKTRPLLTNSEDMLQTIQDLYDKRQTLYKISSDFSIKIDSNTNIYDSVEKIKNAYILS; encoded by the coding sequence ATGAAAGCTAATATCGCTCTTATAGGTTTTATGGGAAGTGGAAAAACTACTATAGGTAGAATTCTAGCTAGAAGCCTAGATATGAAATTCATAGATATTGATCGTTGCATATCTATGAAGGAAAAAAGAACTATTCCTGAAATATTTGAAGAGCATGGAGAAAAATATTTTAGAGATTTAGAAAGATCTATTATTGAAGAAGAATCTAAAGATAACAATATAGTTATTTCCACTGGTGGTGGAGCAATTATTGATAATGTTAATATTAAAAATCTAAAATCCACTTCTTTTGTTGTTTATTTAGATTGTGATGTTAATACTATTTACGAACGAGTGAAAAGAAGTAAAACTAGACCACTTCTTACAAACTCAGAAGACATGTTACAAACAATACAAGACTTGTACGATAAAAGACAAACATTGTACAAAATATCTTCTGATTTTTCAATTAAAATAGATTCAAACACAAATATTTATGATAGTGTTGAAAAAATAAAAAATGCTTATATATTAAGCTAA
- a CDS encoding M16 family metallopeptidase: MKKRIFPFTIIFLILQLFIFASNQPNLQVSNNLISGKLENGLHYYIFKNKKPENRASLNLVVKAGSLYEEEDQQGLAHFLEHMAFNGTTEYKKNELVTYLQSLGLSFGGDLNAYTSFSETVYKLQVPTSKSDLETGFNVLKEWASEVTLDPKDVESEKNIIIEEWRLRQGISQRVGDLQKKILYGDSWYSKRFPIGFPETIKNATSKKLRNYYEKWYQPENMAVIAVGDFNPEDIKHLITNNFASLKNKTNIVSTDYEIALPLEDSVTIFTDPELTTTNFNLMWKEPISTINTIASFKNNLEKILLNSILNTRFSILSKDKDSPFVYSSIYNFPLNKNTGIYAISALIKDENINKSITDIIDNLKSISLNGVSSQELENEKINLLNNLKTIVNNKESIKNDIYMDSIIDYILNNNIFMEPDAEYELTENILKSITIDDLKNIASNLTSLNYDVLITSRENMKDKLPKTNEIKSLIDLLLTKNTTSIEEKSFKTELPELSLIPGTSKIITKEKDYTKLLLSNGIEVLYKETNFDKDKITFKLTKLQGSSSLEYPEYINSLFLPEILSNSGVGDINYSSLELYFKGKNFSIEPFIDDYTQGFTISTNRENLSEALKFFRTLISNPKFDENIIESNLKTNRELIKNRDFSPKALLKKTYLETLNNNHPRKIPLEIDDISYVNKESLLNTFEHLFSNFKNYKLVVTGSIDEQALIKNLDYYFANLPINANQLEYKDLNVVYPTESVKKTIIKGIDKKATVILTFPYQSNFSLENRVLYGAFSNLLNILLIEDVREKIGGVYSISSYSNLEKLNFGENYLQIMFSTDTKRVDEVISKVKNTIENIQKGTFPENKILDIQKNYKLNFETALNTNNFWNNYLEKKNLISDYEFYTPMRYNKTVNYNSIINFSNRALNIKNCVEVILLPEKEE; encoded by the coding sequence ATGAAAAAAAGAATATTTCCATTTACTATAATATTTTTAATTTTACAACTTTTTATTTTTGCGAGTAACCAACCAAATCTACAAGTATCTAACAATCTAATTTCCGGAAAACTTGAAAACGGTTTGCATTACTATATATTTAAAAATAAAAAACCTGAAAATAGGGCATCTTTAAATCTCGTTGTAAAAGCTGGCTCTCTTTACGAAGAAGAAGATCAACAAGGATTAGCACATTTTTTAGAACATATGGCTTTCAATGGTACTACAGAATATAAAAAAAATGAGCTTGTTACATATCTTCAATCTTTAGGTTTGAGTTTTGGTGGAGATTTAAATGCATATACCAGTTTTTCTGAAACGGTTTATAAACTTCAAGTTCCCACTTCTAAGTCAGATTTAGAAACTGGTTTTAATGTTCTTAAAGAATGGGCATCAGAGGTAACTCTCGATCCAAAAGATGTTGAAAGTGAAAAAAACATAATTATTGAAGAGTGGCGACTAAGACAGGGAATTTCTCAAAGAGTTGGAGATTTACAAAAGAAAATCTTATATGGTGATTCTTGGTATTCTAAGAGATTTCCTATAGGTTTTCCTGAAACTATAAAGAATGCAACTTCTAAAAAACTTAGAAACTATTATGAAAAATGGTATCAACCAGAAAATATGGCTGTTATTGCTGTTGGAGATTTTAATCCTGAAGATATCAAACACCTTATTACTAATAATTTTGCATCATTAAAAAACAAAACAAATATTGTTAGTACAGACTATGAAATAGCTTTACCCCTTGAGGATTCAGTTACTATTTTTACTGATCCTGAACTTACTACAACTAATTTTAATTTAATGTGGAAAGAACCTATATCTACTATCAACACTATAGCCTCATTTAAGAACAACTTAGAAAAAATCTTACTTAATTCTATTTTAAATACTAGATTTTCTATTTTATCTAAAGATAAAGATTCACCTTTTGTATATTCCTCTATTTATAATTTTCCTCTTAATAAAAACACTGGAATTTATGCAATTTCAGCACTTATAAAGGACGAAAATATAAATAAATCTATAACAGATATAATTGATAATTTAAAAAGTATTTCATTAAATGGAGTTTCGTCTCAAGAATTAGAAAATGAAAAAATAAATCTTTTAAACAACCTAAAGACTATTGTTAACAATAAAGAAAGTATTAAAAATGATATCTACATGGATTCTATCATTGATTATATTTTAAATAATAATATTTTTATGGAACCTGATGCGGAATATGAATTAACTGAAAATATTTTAAAAAGTATAACTATTGATGATTTAAAAAATATTGCCAGTAATCTTACTTCTTTAAATTACGACGTTTTAATAACTTCTAGAGAAAATATGAAAGATAAGCTACCTAAAACAAATGAAATTAAATCTTTAATTGATTTACTTTTAACAAAAAATACAACCTCTATTGAAGAAAAATCTTTTAAAACTGAATTACCAGAATTAAGTTTAATACCCGGTACTTCTAAAATTATTACAAAAGAAAAAGATTATACAAAACTACTTCTTTCAAATGGAATAGAAGTTCTTTATAAAGAAACTAACTTTGATAAAGATAAGATAACTTTTAAATTAACTAAATTACAAGGTAGCTCTAGTTTAGAATACCCTGAATACATTAATTCACTTTTCCTTCCAGAAATTCTTTCCAATTCTGGAGTAGGAGATATTAACTATAGCTCTCTAGAGTTATATTTCAAAGGAAAAAATTTTAGTATTGAACCATTTATTGATGATTATACACAAGGGTTTACAATATCTACAAATAGAGAGAATCTTTCTGAAGCATTAAAGTTTTTTAGAACACTTATCTCTAATCCAAAATTTGATGAAAATATTATTGAATCAAATTTAAAAACAAATAGAGAGTTAATAAAAAATAGAGACTTTTCTCCTAAAGCTTTATTAAAAAAAACATATCTAGAAACTTTAAATAACAATCATCCAAGAAAAATTCCTTTAGAAATAGATGATATTTCTTATGTTAACAAAGAATCTCTTTTAAATACATTTGAACATTTATTTAGTAATTTTAAAAATTATAAACTAGTTGTTACAGGTTCTATTGATGAGCAAGCTTTAATTAAAAATTTAGATTATTACTTTGCTAATCTTCCTATAAATGCTAATCAATTAGAATATAAAGACTTAAATGTAGTTTATCCTACTGAGTCTGTTAAAAAAACTATTATTAAAGGAATTGATAAAAAAGCTACAGTTATTTTAACTTTTCCTTATCAAAGTAATTTTTCATTAGAAAATAGAGTTTTATATGGAGCTTTTTCTAATTTATTAAATATACTCCTAATCGAAGATGTTAGAGAAAAAATTGGTGGTGTTTATTCTATTTCTTCATATTCTAACCTTGAAAAATTAAATTTCGGTGAAAATTATCTTCAAATTATGTTTAGTACAGATACTAAAAGAGTTGATGAAGTTATATCTAAAGTCAAAAATACTATTGAAAATATTCAAAAAGGAACTTTTCCAGAAAATAAAATTTTAGATATTCAAAAAAACTATAAACTAAATTTTGAGACTGCATTAAATACCAATAATTTTTGGAATAATTACCTAGAGAAAAAAAATTTAATATCTGACTATGAATTTTATACTCCTATGAGGTATAATAAGACAGTAAACTATAACTCTATTATAAATTTTTCTAATAGAGCACTTAATATAAAAAACTGTGTAGAAGTTATTCTTTTGCCAGAAAAGGAGGAATAA
- a CDS encoding DUF1904 domain-containing protein: MPHLKFRGIDKKSLIENSKELIDGLTSIVQCDRTWFTIEHTETEYIFDGAIVPGYTFVDVAWFDRGQETKNIVADFITKFCKKLTNNNDTTVIFYPLEGSNYYDNGEHF, translated from the coding sequence ATGCCACATTTAAAATTTAGAGGTATTGATAAAAAAAGTTTAATTGAAAATAGTAAAGAATTAATTGATGGACTTACTTCAATTGTACAATGTGATAGAACTTGGTTTACTATTGAGCATACTGAAACTGAGTATATTTTCGATGGAGCAATCGTTCCTGGTTATACTTTTGTTGATGTTGCTTGGTTTGACAGAGGACAAGAAACTAAAAATATTGTTGCAGATTTCATCACAAAATTTTGTAAAAAATTAACAAACAACAACGATACTACTGTTATCTTCTATCCCCTTGAAGGTTCAAATTATTATGATAATGGGGAACATTTTTAA
- a CDS encoding SDR family NAD(P)-dependent oxidoreductase: protein MNNLYGKTIFITGATKGIGRSCALAYAEKGANLILTARSSDLLDSLKEELIRKYGIRVHTLVIDVRNSKDVEDKVKSLPESFKKIDILINNAGLALGLDKVYLASPTDIDTVIDTNIKGMLYVTSAIVPLMLKNNSGYVVNIGSIAGDAAYAGGAIYCASKAAVKTFSDGLRIDLVDSNIRVTNIKPGLVETEFSKVRFKGDLEKANNTYKGIDALTPDDVANVVIYATSLPENIQLTEIAMTPNHQADGRTVHRKK, encoded by the coding sequence ATGAACAATTTATACGGTAAGACTATTTTTATTACTGGAGCAACAAAAGGTATTGGAAGAAGTTGTGCTTTAGCGTATGCAGAAAAAGGTGCAAACCTAATTTTAACTGCTAGAAGTTCCGATTTACTTGATTCTTTAAAAGAAGAATTAATTAGAAAATATGGTATAAGAGTTCATACTTTAGTTATTGATGTGCGTAATAGCAAAGATGTTGAAGATAAGGTAAAATCTTTACCTGAGTCTTTTAAAAAAATTGACATTTTAATCAATAATGCTGGATTAGCTTTAGGTCTAGACAAAGTTTATCTAGCCTCTCCTACAGATATCGACACTGTTATTGATACTAATATTAAAGGAATGCTTTATGTTACAAGTGCTATAGTTCCTTTAATGTTAAAAAATAACTCTGGATATGTTGTTAATATCGGTTCTATCGCTGGGGATGCTGCTTATGCAGGTGGAGCAATTTATTGTGCTTCTAAAGCTGCTGTTAAAACTTTTTCCGATGGTTTAAGAATTGATTTAGTTGATTCAAATATCAGAGTTACTAATATCAAACCAGGTTTAGTTGAAACAGAATTTAGTAAAGTAAGATTTAAAGGAGATCTTGAAAAGGCTAATAATACATATAAAGGTATCGATGCCTTAACTCCCGACGATGTAGCAAATGTTGTTATTTATGCTACTAGTCTTCCTGAAAATATACAATTAACAGAAATTGCAATGACACCTAATCATCAAGCTGATGGAAGAACTGTTCATAGAAAAAAATAA
- the truB gene encoding tRNA pseudouridine(55) synthase TruB, with product MEGIIVVDKPIGITSFDVIRVLRRNLKERRIGHTGTLDPLATGILVICVGKATKLAQDIEGYEKEYVADLELGFKTDTYDIEGKVLAKVEEFNISYENFEETLQTFKGDIKQIPPMYSAIKVDGKKLYELAREGVEIERKARDVSIKNLETISFDGVKAKIDCTVSKGTYIRSLIYDLGEKLGTFATMTGLRRTRVGEEDLVRAFTLETIEKMVSENDFSFLVSIEDYFKFPKVDIEDENDLKLFVNGQRCKKRINEGKYRVYSKNNFIGLGEVTKGLLKGYKYY from the coding sequence TTGGAAGGAATAATAGTTGTAGATAAACCTATCGGTATAACTTCCTTTGATGTTATAAGGGTTTTAAGAAGAAATTTAAAAGAAAGAAGAATAGGACATACAGGAACTTTGGATCCTTTAGCAACTGGAATTCTAGTTATTTGTGTAGGGAAAGCTACAAAATTAGCACAGGATATAGAAGGATATGAAAAAGAATATGTTGCAGATTTAGAACTTGGTTTTAAAACAGATACCTATGATATAGAGGGAAAAGTTTTAGCTAAAGTAGAAGAATTTAATATTTCTTATGAAAATTTTGAAGAAACATTACAAACATTTAAAGGAGATATAAAGCAAATACCACCAATGTATTCTGCTATAAAAGTGGATGGAAAGAAGCTTTATGAGTTAGCAAGAGAAGGTGTAGAGATTGAGAGAAAGGCTAGAGATGTTAGTATAAAAAATCTAGAGACTATATCTTTTGATGGAGTAAAGGCTAAAATTGATTGTACAGTTTCAAAAGGGACATATATTAGAAGTCTAATTTATGATTTAGGTGAGAAATTAGGAACTTTTGCAACAATGACTGGTTTAAGAAGAACTAGGGTTGGAGAAGAGGATTTAGTAAGAGCATTCACGTTAGAAACTATTGAAAAAATGGTATCAGAGAATGATTTTTCTTTCTTAGTTTCAATAGAGGATTATTTTAAATTTCCTAAAGTAGATATTGAAGATGAAAATGATTTAAAACTTTTTGTTAATGGCCAAAGATGTAAAAAAAGAATAAATGAAGGAAAATACAGAGTTTATTCTAAGAATAATTTTATAGGCTTAGGTGAGGTTACAAAAGGATTATTAAAAGGTTACAAATATTATTAA
- a CDS encoding TrkH family potassium uptake protein yields the protein MIRKLLSPIDRLSFSRKLILGFFTAIILGSILLYMPFSLQDGQKISFLTAIFTITSAICVTGLSVIDISKVLSFQGQIILLIFIQLGGLGVMTFSSLFFLLIGKKIGYKDRELIKEERNAENSGEVVDFIKKIIIIVFLIEGIGAFFLTLEFLKIFDFSKALYYGIFHSISAFCNAGFALFSNNLENYPGSVLMNMTVAYLIILGGIGFSVINSVLVAVRRDVKRFTLTSKVAILVSMFLTFVGMILFFLLEYKNPLTIGSLNWFDKVLASFFQSVTTRTAGFNTVPMGALKPATIFMFCILMFIGASPGSTGGGIKTTTIGVIIFYVIGVVQGKENINVFNRRISWDILNRALAILIISIIYVSIVIMAVMTIEDMSFEKVTFEVISAFATVGLSMGITADLSVMSKILIIITMFIGRLGPMTFALALGEKKVKQNLRYPKENILVG from the coding sequence ATGATAAGAAAACTTTTAAGCCCTATAGATAGATTATCTTTTTCTAGAAAGTTAATACTAGGATTTTTTACAGCAATAATTTTAGGGTCGATATTACTATACATGCCATTTTCTCTTCAAGATGGTCAAAAGATAAGTTTTTTAACAGCAATTTTTACAATAACATCAGCAATATGTGTTACAGGATTATCAGTTATTGATATAAGTAAGGTCTTATCTTTTCAAGGTCAAATAATACTTCTTATTTTTATTCAATTGGGTGGTTTAGGAGTAATGACTTTTTCATCTTTATTTTTTCTTTTAATCGGGAAAAAAATTGGATATAAAGATAGAGAGTTAATAAAAGAGGAAAGAAATGCTGAGAATAGTGGAGAAGTTGTAGATTTTATAAAAAAAATAATAATAATTGTTTTTTTAATAGAAGGAATAGGAGCATTTTTTTTAACATTGGAATTTTTAAAAATTTTTGATTTTTCAAAGGCTCTATATTATGGAATATTTCATTCAATATCAGCTTTTTGTAATGCAGGATTTGCACTATTTTCAAATAATTTAGAAAACTATCCAGGAAGTGTATTAATGAATATGACGGTAGCGTATTTAATAATATTAGGTGGAATAGGATTCTCAGTAATAAATTCTGTATTAGTAGCAGTTCGAAGAGATGTAAAAAGATTTACGTTAACATCAAAAGTTGCTATATTAGTTTCAATGTTTTTAACATTTGTTGGAATGATTTTATTCTTTTTATTAGAATACAAAAACCCTTTAACAATTGGAAGTTTAAATTGGTTTGATAAAGTTTTAGCATCTTTTTTTCAAAGTGTAACAACAAGAACTGCAGGGTTTAATACAGTTCCTATGGGAGCACTAAAACCGGCAACTATATTTATGTTTTGTATTTTAATGTTTATTGGAGCTTCTCCAGGATCAACTGGTGGAGGAATAAAGACAACAACAATAGGAGTAATAATTTTTTATGTTATAGGAGTTGTCCAAGGAAAAGAAAATATAAATGTTTTTAATCGAAGAATAAGCTGGGATATATTAAACAGAGCTTTAGCAATATTAATAATATCAATTATATACGTTTCTATAGTAATAATGGCAGTTATGACAATAGAAGATATGAGTTTTGAGAAAGTTACATTTGAAGTGATATCTGCTTTTGCAACTGTTGGATTATCAATGGGTATAACGGCAGATTTAAGTGTAATGTCAAAGATATTAATAATAATAACAATGTTTATAGGAAGATTAGGACCTATGACATTTGCTTTAGCCTTAGGAGAGAAAAAAGTTAAACAAAACTTAAGATATCCAAAAGAGAATATTTTAGTAGGTTAA
- the typA gene encoding translational GTPase TypA has protein sequence MKIKNIAIIAHVDHGKTTLVDCLLRQSGVFGAHELEKVAERVMDSNDIEKERGITIFSKNASVRYGDCKINIIDTPGHADFGGEVQRIMKMVDCVVLLVDAFEGPMPQTKYVLKKALEQGHRPIVVVNKVDRPNARPEEVLYMVYDLFIELNANELQLEFPVVYASGKAGFAKKELNDNSDNMQPLFETIIEHVEDAEGDNNKPTQFLITNIEYDNYVGKLAVGRLYNGTLKRNQDVILIKRDGKQIRGKVSVLYGYEGLKRVEIQEAFSGDIISVAGLDNIDIGETIADFNEPIALPVIDIDEPTLAMTFMVNDSPFAGKEGKFVTSRNIWDRLQKELQTNVSMRVEATESPDAFVVKGRGELQLSILLENMRREGFEIQVSKPRVLLKDIDGEKYEPIELAMVDVDDAFVGVVIEKMGIRKGEMITMTPGTDGYTRLEFKVPARGLIGFRNEFLTDTKGTGILNHSFYDFELYKGPIPTRAKGVLISLEQGTTVAYALGGLQDRGVLFTDPGVAVYEGMIVGEHNRDNDLVVNVCKAKKLTNMRASGSDDAIKLATPRRYTLEQALDYIADDELVEITPTNIRIRKKFLKEGDRRKNSK, from the coding sequence ATGAAGATTAAAAACATTGCAATTATTGCACACGTTGACCATGGAAAAACAACTTTGGTTGACTGTTTATTAAGACAATCTGGAGTTTTCGGAGCTCACGAACTTGAAAAAGTTGCTGAGAGAGTAATGGACTCTAATGATATTGAAAAAGAAAGAGGAATAACGATATTCTCTAAAAATGCTTCAGTAAGATATGGAGATTGTAAAATTAATATTATAGATACTCCAGGACACGCGGACTTCGGTGGAGAAGTTCAAAGAATTATGAAAATGGTTGACTGTGTTGTTTTACTAGTAGATGCGTTTGAAGGACCAATGCCACAAACAAAATACGTATTAAAAAAAGCTTTAGAGCAAGGACATAGACCAATAGTTGTAGTAAATAAAGTAGATAGACCAAATGCAAGACCTGAAGAGGTTTTATACATGGTTTATGATTTATTCATCGAATTAAATGCTAACGAATTACAATTAGAGTTCCCTGTTGTATATGCTTCAGGAAAAGCTGGTTTTGCTAAAAAAGAGTTAAATGATAATAGTGACAATATGCAACCTTTATTTGAAACAATAATAGAGCATGTTGAAGATGCAGAGGGAGATAATAACAAACCTACGCAATTTTTAATAACAAACATTGAGTACGATAACTATGTTGGAAAATTAGCTGTTGGAAGACTTTATAATGGTACATTAAAAAGAAATCAAGATGTTATATTAATAAAAAGAGATGGAAAGCAAATCAGAGGAAAGGTTTCAGTTCTTTATGGATATGAAGGTCTAAAAAGAGTTGAAATTCAAGAAGCTTTCTCTGGAGATATAATCTCAGTTGCAGGGTTAGATAATATCGACATTGGGGAGACAATTGCTGATTTTAATGAGCCAATTGCTTTACCAGTAATTGATATAGATGAGCCAACTTTAGCAATGACATTTATGGTAAATGACTCTCCATTCGCTGGAAAAGAAGGTAAGTTTGTAACATCTAGAAATATTTGGGATAGACTTCAAAAAGAGCTTCAAACAAACGTTAGTATGAGAGTAGAAGCGACAGAAAGTCCAGATGCTTTCGTAGTAAAAGGAAGAGGAGAACTTCAACTTTCAATACTTTTAGAGAATATGAGAAGAGAAGGATTTGAAATTCAAGTTTCTAAACCAAGAGTTTTATTAAAAGATATTGATGGAGAAAAATATGAGCCAATCGAATTAGCAATGGTTGACGTTGATGATGCGTTCGTAGGTGTTGTAATTGAAAAAATGGGTATCAGAAAGGGAGAAATGATAACAATGACTCCTGGAACTGATGGATATACAAGATTAGAGTTTAAAGTACCTGCAAGAGGATTAATTGGATTTAGAAATGAGTTCTTAACAGATACAAAAGGAACAGGAATCTTAAACCATTCATTCTATGATTTCGAATTATATAAAGGTCCAATTCCAACAAGAGCTAAAGGAGTTTTAATCTCTTTAGAGCAAGGAACAACTGTAGCTTATGCTTTAGGTGGATTACAAGATAGAGGAGTATTATTTACTGATCCAGGAGTAGCTGTTTATGAAGGAATGATTGTAGGAGAACATAACAGAGATAACGATTTAGTTGTAAACGTATGTAAGGCTAAAAAATTAACTAACATGAGAGCATCAGGAAGTGATGATGCAATAAAGCTAGCTACACCTAGAAGATATACTTTAGAGCAAGCTTTAGATTATATAGCGGATGATGAGTTAGTAGAAATTACTCCAACTAATATCAGAATAAGAAAGAAATTCTTAAAAGAGGGCGACAGAAGAAAAAACTCTAAATAA
- a CDS encoding putative glycoside hydrolase produces the protein MRVKDKKKFFRFLILVTIFIFTISCGVKRFVFNDEPKKVEMVSDEIKVDVLSLNKVNTDTELKKKDSIIEEDKKEVELKSIAEQKMPEIKEEALINEQNEQKNIEKNTVNNSRYIKNQTLFVYKDEMQKEKIDTLRKGTRVDIIDEKEITVNDKKKSLLKIQYKKDLKIKNGWISKVDLANSLNEVLPKEWKNLDFATDYPTNNFSNNPRVDVKGVYLNIYTIGSTKKMERLINLANTTEINAFVIDIKDDNGVLSFEMEAPKKFGIPVTKNYPIKNIKEFMKKMKENNIYTIARIVSFKDPTYAKANPDKVIISRDTGKPYTNSDGIIWVSAHDRNLWDYNLSVAEEAAKAGFNEIQFDYVRFPASNGGKLDAKLNYRNTKNESKPETIQKYLKYAKERLNPLGVYTSADVYGQVGTFSDDMGLGQHWEAVTQVVDYISPMMYPSHYGNGAYGIAVPDAQPYKTIYYSLKDSINRNENVNSPAVIRPWIQAFTAKWVKGYIPYNEKEIREQIKAMNDLGVTEYLLWSPSNNYKITGK, from the coding sequence GTGAGAGTAAAGGACAAAAAGAAATTCTTTAGATTTTTAATACTAGTAACAATTTTTATTTTTACAATTTCTTGTGGGGTTAAAAGATTTGTTTTTAATGATGAACCTAAAAAAGTAGAAATGGTAAGTGATGAAATAAAAGTGGATGTTTTATCTTTAAATAAAGTGAATACAGACACAGAATTAAAAAAAAAAGATTCTATTATAGAAGAGGATAAAAAAGAGGTAGAGTTAAAAAGTATAGCTGAACAAAAAATGCCTGAAATAAAAGAAGAAGCATTAATAAATGAGCAAAACGAACAAAAGAATATTGAAAAAAATACAGTAAATAACTCAAGATATATTAAAAATCAAACACTGTTTGTTTATAAAGATGAAATGCAAAAAGAAAAAATAGACACTTTGAGAAAAGGTACAAGAGTTGATATTATAGATGAAAAAGAAATAACTGTAAATGATAAGAAAAAATCATTATTAAAGATTCAATATAAAAAAGATTTAAAAATCAAGAATGGTTGGATAAGTAAAGTAGATTTAGCAAATAGTTTAAATGAAGTTTTGCCAAAAGAATGGAAAAATTTAGATTTTGCAACAGATTATCCAACTAATAATTTTAGTAATAATCCAAGAGTGGATGTAAAGGGAGTGTATTTAAATATTTATACAATTGGAAGTACTAAAAAAATGGAGAGACTTATAAATCTTGCAAATACAACAGAAATAAACGCTTTTGTAATAGATATAAAAGATGATAATGGAGTATTATCTTTTGAAATGGAAGCTCCTAAAAAATTTGGGATACCAGTTACGAAAAATTATCCAATAAAAAATATAAAAGAATTTATGAAAAAAATGAAAGAAAATAATATATATACTATAGCAAGAATTGTTTCATTTAAAGATCCAACGTATGCAAAAGCAAATCCGGATAAAGTTATTATCTCAAGAGATACAGGAAAACCATATACAAATAGCGATGGAATAATTTGGGTATCAGCCCACGATAGAAATCTTTGGGATTATAATTTATCAGTTGCAGAAGAAGCAGCAAAAGCAGGATTTAATGAAATTCAATTTGATTATGTGAGATTTCCAGCTTCAAATGGTGGAAAATTAGATGCAAAATTAAATTATAGAAATACTAAAAATGAATCAAAACCAGAAACTATTCAAAAGTATTTAAAGTACGCAAAAGAAAGATTAAATCCATTAGGTGTTTATACAAGTGCGGATGTTTATGGACAAGTAGGAACATTTAGTGATGATATGGGATTAGGACAACACTGGGAAGCTGTAACTCAAGTTGTAGACTATATTTCACCAATGATGTATCCAAGTCATTATGGAAATGGAGCTTATGGAATAGCAGTTCCAGATGCACAGCCATATAAAACGATATATTACTCATTAAAAGATTCTATAAATAGAAATGAAAATGTAAATTCACCAGCAGTAATAAGACCATGGATTCAAGCTTTTACTGCAAAATGGGTAAAAGGATATATTCCTTATAATGAGAAAGAAATAAGAGAGCAAATTAAAGCGATGAATGACTTAGGAGTAACAGAGTATTTATTATGGAGTCCGAGCAATAACTATAAGATTACAGGTAAATAA
- a CDS encoding ankyrin repeat domain-containing protein, which translates to MKKLLFVILLLSIFGGCSGLSTKKYTEEEIIAAVVVDNVYILNRAIKNGFNIDQQLKNGDTLLSLALKEDSLQVIASLLSNGANITNDLPAKKNIGTDLIISARPPIFYVNSMEALQMLLNDKAEVNVFTSDGELLLNFYIKTRPQDLAIALIENGAELRTLDSSGWYTIFWAVNIENEDILKALLKKDSGQYLLKDKKGNYPIYYANSKEIIKELLNGEYNLKEKNVYGENILGEVYLKVKKLGYDDLIPILLKKGVNPNYTSYK; encoded by the coding sequence ATGAAAAAATTATTGTTTGTAATTTTACTATTATCAATCTTTGGAGGTTGTAGTGGTTTAAGTACAAAAAAGTATACGGAAGAAGAAATTATAGCAGCAGTAGTTGTAGATAATGTGTATATTTTAAATAGAGCAATAAAAAATGGTTTTAACATAGATCAACAATTAAAAAATGGAGATACTCTTTTAAGCTTAGCCTTAAAAGAGGACTCTTTACAAGTTATAGCTAGTTTACTATCAAATGGAGCAAATATAACTAATGATTTGCCTGCAAAAAAGAATATAGGAACTGATTTAATAATTTCAGCAAGACCCCCAATTTTTTATGTAAATAGTATGGAAGCTTTACAAATGCTTTTAAATGATAAAGCTGAAGTAAATGTATTTACAAGTGATGGTGAACTTCTTTTGAATTTTTATATAAAAACAAGACCACAAGATTTAGCTATAGCCTTAATAGAAAATGGAGCTGAACTTAGGACTCTTGACTCTAGTGGGTGGTATACAATATTTTGGGCTGTTAATATTGAAAATGAGGATATCTTAAAAGCACTATTAAAAAAAGATAGTGGACAATATTTATTGAAAGATAAAAAAGGAAATTATCCAATATATTATGCTAATTCAAAAGAAATTATAAAAGAATTATTAAATGGTGAATATAATCTTAAAGAAAAAAATGTATATGGGGAAAATATATTAGGAGAAGTATATTTAAAAGTTAAAAAATTAGGTTATGATGATTTGATTCCTATTTTATTGAAAAAAGGAGTAAATCCTAACTATACCTCATATAAATAG